In the Candidatus Palauibacter scopulicola genome, one interval contains:
- the recG gene encoding ATP-dependent DNA helicase RecG, whose translation MTAGRSILRGSVQYLKGVGPRRAERFAKLDVHTGRDLLYHLPYRYEDATTVDAISELKVGQDATVIGRVVSKGVIPTRRRLRVFRAVLRDGSGHIECAWPGRPWLDRTIDKGDLLLASGPVRFYHGRQLQPREHIVLSRASDDRAAAAEKSAERSASPETRPAAERPAAGRVFPVYSATEGLTHRQIRAVIHLNLASLLSDLGDEDPLPGGWLEELSLPPLAEALRTLHRPPAVSRVEPCRRRLAFEELFFLQLLHARARARLRHEVRGVAFDAPSTLTRSLLKALPFKLTAAQRRAWSEIEADMARPAPMNRLLQGDVGSGKTVVAALAMLKAVEAGRQAAIMAPTELLAEQHRRTFEKMLGPLGVEPVLLTGAVTGKARRETLERIAAGDARLIVGTHALIQEGVEFAAPGLVVIDEQHRFGVEQRRRLRESGEAPDALVMSATPIPRSLALVLYGDLDLSIIDELPPGRRPIRTAVRGPESRDAAFDFLGDQLAQGRQAYVIYPLVEESEALEARAATVMFEQLQARFPDIAVRLLHGRLSSAEKDEAMRSFLAGDTGLLVATTVIEVGIDVPNATVMIIEDAERFGLAQLHQLRGRVGRGAEQSYCIVFHASETPSERLVAFEKKTDGFELAEEDLRIRGQGDLFGKEQHGAVLLRFAQLDRDFDLLETGRRRARAIVEADPGLSKPAHRRFRHELDLRYARREALYHVG comes from the coding sequence GTGACGGCGGGGCGCTCCATCCTGCGGGGATCCGTGCAGTACCTGAAGGGCGTGGGCCCCCGGCGGGCGGAGCGCTTCGCGAAACTCGACGTTCATACGGGACGCGACCTTCTCTATCACCTCCCGTACCGGTACGAGGACGCGACGACGGTCGACGCGATCTCCGAGCTGAAGGTCGGCCAGGATGCGACGGTCATCGGGCGCGTGGTCTCGAAGGGCGTCATCCCCACGCGCCGCCGGCTGCGCGTCTTCCGGGCCGTGCTCCGAGACGGGAGCGGCCACATCGAATGCGCCTGGCCGGGACGCCCGTGGCTCGACCGCACGATAGACAAGGGCGACCTGCTGCTCGCCTCCGGACCCGTGCGCTTCTACCACGGCCGACAACTCCAGCCGCGCGAACACATCGTCCTGAGCCGGGCCTCCGACGATCGAGCCGCCGCGGCAGAAAAGTCCGCCGAACGCTCGGCGTCCCCTGAGACGCGTCCCGCCGCGGAGCGTCCCGCCGCCGGACGGGTGTTCCCCGTCTACTCCGCCACCGAGGGGCTCACGCACCGGCAGATCCGCGCCGTCATCCACCTGAACCTCGCAAGTCTCCTCTCCGACCTCGGAGACGAAGACCCGCTTCCCGGCGGCTGGCTCGAGGAACTCTCCCTCCCCCCGCTCGCGGAGGCGCTCCGCACGCTGCACCGCCCGCCCGCCGTCTCCCGGGTCGAGCCCTGCCGCCGGCGCCTCGCCTTCGAGGAGCTCTTCTTTCTCCAGCTTCTCCACGCCCGAGCCCGGGCGCGTCTTCGCCACGAAGTCCGCGGCGTCGCCTTCGACGCCCCGTCCACGCTCACGCGCTCGCTCCTGAAGGCCCTCCCCTTCAAGCTCACCGCGGCCCAGCGCCGCGCCTGGTCCGAGATCGAAGCCGACATGGCCCGGCCCGCGCCGATGAACCGCCTGCTGCAGGGGGATGTGGGGAGCGGGAAGACGGTCGTTGCCGCGCTCGCCATGCTCAAGGCGGTCGAGGCGGGGCGCCAGGCGGCGATCATGGCCCCGACGGAACTGCTGGCGGAGCAGCACCGGCGGACGTTCGAGAAGATGCTCGGGCCGCTCGGCGTGGAGCCCGTGCTCCTGACCGGCGCCGTCACGGGGAAGGCGCGGCGGGAGACCCTGGAGCGGATCGCGGCCGGCGACGCCCGCCTCATCGTCGGCACGCACGCCCTGATCCAGGAAGGCGTCGAGTTCGCAGCCCCGGGGCTCGTCGTCATCGACGAACAGCACCGCTTCGGCGTGGAACAGCGCCGCCGGCTGCGCGAGAGCGGCGAGGCCCCCGACGCCCTCGTGATGTCCGCGACGCCGATCCCCCGCAGCCTCGCCCTCGTCCTCTACGGCGACCTCGACCTCTCGATCATCGACGAACTTCCCCCCGGGCGCCGGCCGATCCGAACCGCCGTGCGCGGCCCCGAGAGCCGCGATGCCGCCTTCGACTTCCTCGGCGACCAGCTCGCCCAGGGCCGCCAGGCGTACGTCATCTACCCTCTCGTCGAGGAGTCCGAGGCCCTCGAGGCCCGCGCCGCCACGGTCATGTTCGAGCAGCTCCAGGCCCGTTTCCCGGACATCGCCGTGCGGCTCCTGCACGGACGCCTCTCCTCCGCCGAGAAGGACGAGGCGATGCGGAGCTTCCTCGCGGGCGACACGGGCCTCCTGGTCGCGACCACCGTCATCGAGGTGGGGATCGACGTCCCCAACGCGACCGTAATGATCATCGAAGACGCCGAGCGTTTCGGCCTTGCCCAGCTCCATCAGCTGCGGGGCCGCGTCGGGCGGGGCGCCGAGCAGTCCTACTGCATCGTCTTCCACGCTTCCGAGACGCCGTCGGAGCGGCTCGTCGCCTTCGAGAAGAAGACCGACGGCTTCGAACTCGCCGAGGAGGACCTCCGGATCCGCGGCCAGGGCGACCTGTTCGGCAAGGAGCAGCACGGCGCCGTCCTCCTGAGGTTCGCGCAACTGGACCGCGACTTCGACCTGCTGGAAACCGGGCGCCGGCGGGCCCGCGCCATCGTCGAGGCGGACCCCGGGCTCTCGAAGCCGGCCCACCGCCGGTTCCGCCACGAACTCGATCTCCGTTACGCCCGGCGCGAGGCGCTCTACCACGTCGGCTGA
- the ftsY gene encoding signal recognition particle-docking protein FtsY → MTGTLRRPRRGLWRRIVDFALTDVNTLVDGGLDGAAIERLEEVLLEADFGVDTTLELVEALERAANRGAIATEGDLRDTLRARLAETLAAAAPPAGGSPTDSPPRGDGPAVLLLVGVNGVGKTTTAAKLSARLQAEGGRVLLAAADTFRAGAQEQLRAWAERLGADFVGGTPGADPASVAFDAVAAARARDADWVLVDTAGRLHTQDDLMRELVKIDRVLGRQVEGAPYERLLVVDATSGQNVMNQARQFGASLDLTGLVLAKFDSTARAGTVVSVVRELAVPVRYLGVGESPEDLEAFSPDRYLDKILAAEP, encoded by the coding sequence GTGACCGGTACGCTCCGCCGCCCGAGACGCGGCCTGTGGCGGCGGATCGTCGACTTCGCGCTCACGGATGTGAACACGCTCGTCGACGGCGGGCTCGACGGCGCCGCCATCGAACGGCTGGAGGAAGTCCTGCTCGAAGCGGATTTCGGGGTCGACACGACGCTCGAGCTGGTCGAGGCGCTCGAGCGGGCGGCGAACCGCGGCGCCATCGCGACGGAAGGCGATCTGCGCGATACGCTGAGGGCCCGGCTCGCCGAGACGCTGGCCGCCGCCGCGCCTCCCGCCGGCGGGTCGCCCACCGACTCGCCCCCGCGCGGCGACGGGCCGGCGGTCCTCCTCCTCGTGGGCGTGAACGGCGTGGGGAAGACGACGACCGCGGCGAAGCTCTCCGCGCGCCTGCAGGCCGAGGGCGGGCGCGTGCTGCTCGCCGCGGCGGACACGTTCCGAGCCGGGGCGCAGGAGCAGCTCCGGGCGTGGGCTGAACGGCTGGGGGCCGATTTCGTCGGGGGAACGCCCGGAGCGGACCCGGCCTCGGTGGCGTTCGACGCGGTGGCGGCGGCGCGCGCGCGGGATGCCGACTGGGTACTGGTCGACACGGCCGGCCGGCTGCATACGCAGGACGATCTGATGCGCGAACTGGTCAAGATCGATCGCGTGCTCGGCCGACAGGTGGAGGGCGCGCCGTACGAGCGGCTGCTGGTCGTCGACGCCACCTCGGGGCAGAACGTGATGAATCAGGCGCGACAGTTCGGGGCGTCGCTCGACCTCACGGGCCTCGTGCTCGCGAAGTTCGACAGCACGGCGCGCGCCGGCACCGTCGTCTCCGTCGTGCGCGAACTCGCCGTCCCGGTCCGCTACCTCGGCGTCGGGGAGTCCCCGGAAGACCTCGAAGCGTTCTCGCCCGACCGGTACCTCGACAAGATCCTGGCCGCGGAGCCGTGA
- the ftsA gene encoding cell division protein FtsA, translating into MIQGAGIVGVDVGSTKTCAVVAAVHPGRKPTDPLEILGLGVTRSEGMNGPNIGNIEAVTQAVRTAVRQAEATAGREVEAAYVSVPSGSVRTSRSKGVLQVSGSEVTPADVKRAQEVGRAVPIPPGHELIHALSQRYAVDHRDGIRDPEGMAGTRLEADLCIVTAEVAICHDLAKVVDRAGYRPDELVMAPLATALAVLEDSEREAGVALVEIGGATTDVLVYGGHRLLHAATLPWGGSIVTRDIARGLGVHEDEAAQLKERHGGALRDRADSHELLDVSGARHGRARRVSRELLLHIIEQRLDEILGLVYEELESSGTLRGLEAGIVLSGGGASLAHTEDLARSVFNLPVRTGIPSLGLTGMAEGLARGSYSTAAGLVLYGASRASAGGLVGATRAFARVGGWLREFF; encoded by the coding sequence ATGATTCAGGGGGCGGGCATTGTCGGGGTGGATGTGGGGTCGACCAAAACGTGTGCGGTCGTCGCCGCGGTGCATCCGGGCCGCAAGCCCACCGATCCGCTCGAGATCCTCGGCCTCGGCGTCACCCGGTCCGAGGGCATGAACGGCCCGAACATCGGGAACATCGAGGCGGTGACGCAGGCGGTTCGCACCGCTGTCAGACAGGCGGAAGCCACGGCCGGCCGCGAAGTCGAGGCCGCCTACGTGAGCGTGCCGAGCGGAAGCGTGCGGACGTCCCGATCGAAGGGCGTGCTTCAGGTCTCCGGCTCGGAGGTCACGCCCGCCGACGTCAAGCGCGCGCAGGAAGTGGGCCGGGCCGTCCCGATTCCGCCCGGCCACGAGTTGATCCACGCCCTGTCCCAGCGGTACGCCGTCGACCATCGTGACGGGATCCGGGATCCCGAGGGCATGGCCGGAACCCGTCTCGAGGCGGACCTCTGCATCGTGACCGCGGAGGTGGCGATCTGCCACGACCTCGCGAAGGTGGTCGACCGGGCGGGATACCGGCCGGACGAGTTGGTCATGGCGCCGCTGGCCACGGCGCTCGCCGTGCTCGAGGACAGCGAGCGCGAGGCTGGCGTGGCTCTGGTCGAGATCGGGGGCGCGACGACCGACGTACTCGTGTACGGAGGACACCGTCTCCTTCACGCCGCCACGCTGCCGTGGGGCGGATCGATCGTGACGCGGGACATCGCGCGCGGCCTCGGCGTTCACGAAGACGAGGCCGCGCAACTCAAGGAGCGACACGGCGGAGCGCTGCGCGACCGGGCCGATTCGCACGAATTGCTCGACGTCTCGGGGGCTCGCCACGGACGCGCCCGACGTGTGTCGCGCGAGCTGCTGCTGCACATTATCGAACAACGGCTGGACGAGATACTCGGACTGGTGTACGAGGAACTGGAGTCGAGCGGAACGTTGCGAGGACTCGAGGCGGGGATCGTGCTGAGCGGTGGCGGGGCTTCGCTCGCGCACACGGAAGACCTGGCTCGCTCGGTCTTCAATCTGCCGGTTCGCACCGGTATTCCGTCACTCGGCCTCACGGGCATGGCGGAGGGTCTCGCGCGTGGGTCCTACAGCACGGCCGCGGGGCTGGTGCTGTACGGTGCGTCGCGGGCCTCGGCCGGAGGGTTGGTGGGAGCGACCCGCGCCTTCGCGAGAGTCGGCGGGTGGCTACGAGAGTTTTTCTGA
- a CDS encoding M23 family metallopeptidase, producing MRTRLFTAVGLALAGILVLGWAAFGSRAERSGDVKVVDVPTPPAPIALVHRLQRGETLGDVFEDHGLGPAATHAIAEAMGEFESPRRLRPGVAIHFVRRLGEPPARIRVDLDADRILHLWSAGDAAPRWSARLDSVQVVRDTLLLAGLIRSNLFDAELSGDVETLGDAERFDVAYRISQVFAWQIDFWRDLRQNDAYRLLIEREVRPDGSVRDARVLAADFRNDRRVLTGVRFEQSGAERAEYYDEAGEALRGQFLLAPLDIVRVTSGFNLRRFHPVLRRTRPHLGVDYGAARGTPVRATGAGRVTRAGWWGNYGNAVEIRHANNIRTRYAHLANVARGVAAGTQVEQGQVIGYVGDTGLATAPHLHYEFLRNGAQVNPARLQLPRAEPVAAESRERFAALRHVVLSRLRSLPMPVQPTQRARRTQD from the coding sequence TTGAGAACAAGACTCTTTACCGCGGTTGGGTTAGCCCTCGCCGGGATTCTGGTCCTCGGCTGGGCCGCGTTCGGCTCCCGCGCTGAGCGGTCGGGGGACGTCAAGGTCGTCGACGTGCCGACGCCGCCCGCGCCCATCGCGCTCGTGCATCGTCTGCAGCGGGGCGAGACGCTGGGGGATGTGTTCGAGGACCACGGCCTGGGTCCCGCGGCCACGCACGCGATCGCGGAGGCGATGGGCGAATTCGAGAGTCCGCGCCGGCTGCGGCCCGGCGTTGCGATTCACTTCGTGCGCAGACTCGGCGAACCTCCGGCGCGCATCCGTGTCGACCTCGACGCGGACCGCATCCTCCATCTGTGGTCCGCCGGCGATGCCGCGCCGCGGTGGTCGGCCCGGCTGGATTCGGTGCAGGTCGTACGCGACACGCTTCTCCTTGCCGGTCTCATCCGCTCGAACCTGTTCGACGCGGAGTTGTCGGGCGACGTGGAGACGCTCGGCGACGCGGAACGCTTCGATGTGGCGTACCGGATCTCGCAGGTGTTCGCGTGGCAGATCGACTTCTGGCGCGACCTGCGGCAGAACGATGCTTACCGGCTTCTCATCGAGCGCGAGGTGCGGCCCGACGGATCCGTGCGGGACGCCAGGGTGCTCGCCGCGGATTTCCGGAACGACCGGCGCGTCCTCACGGGGGTGCGGTTCGAACAGTCCGGGGCGGAACGCGCGGAGTACTACGACGAAGCGGGCGAAGCCCTCCGGGGCCAGTTTCTGCTTGCGCCCCTTGACATCGTCCGCGTGACGAGCGGCTTCAACCTGAGGCGGTTCCACCCGGTGCTCCGGCGTACTCGACCGCACCTCGGCGTCGACTACGGGGCGGCGCGGGGCACGCCCGTGCGCGCGACGGGCGCGGGACGCGTGACCCGGGCAGGGTGGTGGGGGAACTACGGGAACGCCGTCGAGATCCGTCACGCGAACAACATCCGCACCCGATATGCGCACCTGGCCAACGTCGCGCGCGGCGTCGCGGCCGGGACCCAGGTGGAACAGGGACAGGTCATCGGGTATGTGGGCGACACCGGTCTCGCGACCGCGCCTCATCTTCACTACGAGTTTCTCCGGAACGGCGCGCAGGTGAACCCGGCCCGTCTGCAGTTGCCCAGGGCCGAGCCGGTCGCCGCTGAGTCGCGCGAGCGGTTTGCGGCGCTTCGGCACGTCGTGCTGTCGCGGTTGCGGAGCCTTCCGATGCCTGTACAACCCACTCAGCGCGCTCGCCGCACACAGGATTGA
- the ftsZ gene encoding cell division protein FtsZ translates to MRNAKMKVVGVGGAGGNAVNRMIDEELEGVEFIAVNTDAQALKESGAHLRVQIGKELTRGLGAGARPEIGRQAMSESAEEIRSVIEGADLVFVTAGMGGGTGTGAAPIIGGMAREMGSLCIAIVTRPFHFEGKKRMRYAEIGLRELRRAVDTMIVVPNERLLAVVGKEMTFRQALKKADEVLLQATQGISDLISVTGEVNVDFADVRTVMSNRGAALMGTGTASGEDRAVEAAQQAICSPLLDNVSINGATGVLINISGGPDLTIDEVTTANSIIQEAAGDEGEMIFGVVHDPQLEGKIRVTVIATGFGDMEGDEPAPMAERVIPATKAPGPRAAPVVIGSKYGGPSVLDDRSAPTAPPEPEPVAPPLEVRRAGIAFEALAAEAPTSEPGPEATSEPVSEATAAPVFEAANEAAPEPAPALAEEPAPEAAEQPVSEEVTPDLEPAQPDGESWTDARVEFEDLEIPTFIRRQMD, encoded by the coding sequence GTGCGTAACGCGAAAATGAAGGTCGTCGGCGTGGGTGGCGCCGGCGGCAACGCCGTCAACCGCATGATCGATGAGGAACTCGAAGGCGTGGAGTTCATCGCGGTCAACACCGACGCCCAGGCGTTGAAGGAATCCGGCGCTCACCTCAGAGTCCAGATCGGGAAGGAACTCACGCGAGGCCTCGGGGCCGGCGCCCGTCCCGAGATCGGACGGCAGGCGATGTCCGAGAGTGCCGAAGAAATCCGATCGGTGATCGAGGGCGCGGATCTCGTCTTCGTCACGGCGGGGATGGGCGGAGGCACGGGCACCGGCGCGGCCCCGATCATCGGCGGCATGGCGCGGGAGATGGGATCGCTCTGCATCGCGATCGTGACCCGCCCCTTCCACTTCGAGGGCAAGAAGAGGATGCGGTACGCGGAGATCGGGCTGCGGGAACTGCGGCGCGCGGTGGACACGATGATCGTCGTGCCGAACGAGCGTCTGCTCGCGGTCGTAGGGAAGGAGATGACCTTCCGACAGGCGCTCAAGAAGGCGGACGAGGTCCTCCTCCAGGCGACCCAGGGGATCTCCGACCTGATCTCCGTGACGGGCGAGGTGAACGTGGACTTCGCCGACGTCCGCACGGTGATGTCGAACCGCGGGGCCGCCCTTATGGGAACCGGAACCGCGTCGGGCGAGGATCGCGCGGTGGAGGCGGCGCAGCAGGCCATTTGCTCGCCCCTCCTCGACAACGTATCCATCAACGGCGCCACGGGCGTCCTCATCAACATCAGCGGCGGTCCCGACCTGACGATCGACGAAGTCACGACGGCCAACTCCATCATTCAGGAGGCCGCGGGCGACGAGGGCGAGATGATCTTCGGAGTCGTGCACGATCCGCAGCTCGAGGGCAAGATCCGCGTAACGGTGATCGCGACGGGCTTCGGAGACATGGAGGGAGACGAGCCGGCGCCGATGGCCGAGCGGGTGATTCCCGCGACCAAGGCGCCCGGGCCCCGCGCCGCGCCGGTCGTCATCGGCTCGAAGTACGGCGGTCCGAGCGTGCTCGACGATCGCTCCGCCCCGACCGCGCCACCGGAGCCCGAACCCGTGGCGCCCCCCCTGGAGGTGAGGCGGGCGGGCATCGCGTTCGAGGCGCTGGCTGCGGAGGCGCCGACGTCCGAGCCCGGGCCCGAGGCGACGTCGGAGCCGGTGTCCGAGGCGACGGCAGCGCCGGTGTTCGAGGCCGCGAACGAAGCCGCGCCGGAACCGGCGCCGGCACTGGCGGAGGAACCGGCGCCGGAAGCCGCGGAGCAGCCGGTGTCGGAAGAGGTGACGCCGGACCTGGAGCCAGCGCAGCCGGACGGCGAGTCGTGGACCGATGCCCGCGTCGAGTTCGAGGATCTCGAGATCCCGACCTTCATACGGCGACAAATGGACTGA